A genomic region of Exiguobacterium oxidotolerans JCM 12280 contains the following coding sequences:
- a CDS encoding M15 family metallopeptidase yields MKKIVAVSTLALLLAGCNPGDQGAEDATKTEDTTKEKTDDTVAKEDKKTDAEVAKEKEAEEAKKEADAKAAADKKAAEEKAAEDKAAADKKAADDKAAADKKAADDKATEDKATEDKASEDKKDDGKTTSSQDPEPDKKSEPESETPDVDKSDTKADLGLGELVVVNKKYSLPIDYKPSDLVVPDVSFSYSGVLEQSYMRAPAAKQIEKMFAAAKKDGVTLNAVSGFRSGQRQTVLYNNYVARDGKAAADQYSARPGHSEHQTGLVFDISAPSVGNGLTAELGNTKEGKWIANNAAKYGFIVRYDKGFQARTGYTYEPWHIRYVGVGPATQIKNNGQTLEEYMKVGH; encoded by the coding sequence ATGAAGAAAATCGTAGCAGTCAGTACGTTAGCGCTCCTCCTTGCAGGATGTAATCCTGGGGATCAAGGCGCAGAAGATGCCACTAAAACAGAAGATACGACAAAAGAAAAAACGGATGATACCGTCGCCAAGGAAGATAAGAAGACAGACGCAGAAGTAGCGAAAGAAAAAGAAGCAGAAGAAGCAAAAAAAGAAGCGGACGCGAAAGCAGCTGCTGACAAGAAGGCTGCGGAAGAGAAAGCAGCAGAAGATAAGGCAGCAGCAGACAAGAAGGCAGCAGACGATAAAGCCGCTGCTGATAAAAAAGCCGCAGACGATAAAGCAACCGAAGATAAAGCAACTGAAGATAAAGCATCTGAGGATAAAAAGGATGATGGTAAAACAACATCGTCGCAAGATCCTGAGCCAGATAAAAAGTCTGAACCGGAATCAGAGACACCGGACGTCGATAAATCGGATACGAAAGCCGATTTAGGACTCGGTGAACTCGTTGTCGTCAATAAGAAATACAGTTTGCCAATTGACTACAAACCGTCTGATCTCGTCGTTCCAGACGTCAGTTTCTCTTACTCGGGCGTGCTCGAACAAAGTTACATGCGCGCACCTGCCGCAAAACAAATTGAGAAGATGTTCGCAGCCGCTAAAAAAGATGGCGTGACGTTGAATGCGGTCAGTGGTTTCCGGTCGGGTCAACGCCAGACCGTCCTCTACAATAACTATGTCGCACGAGACGGAAAAGCAGCAGCCGATCAATATTCGGCACGTCCTGGTCACAGTGAACACCAGACAGGGCTTGTCTTCGATATTTCAGCACCGAGCGTCGGAAACGGCTTGACAGCTGAACTCGGTAACACAAAAGAAGGTAAGTGGATTGCGAACAATGCAGCAAAGTATGGTTTCATCGTTCGTTATGATAAAGGGTTCCAAGCGCGGACAGGGTATACGTATGAGCCATGGCATATTCGTTACGTCGGTGTCGGTCCTGCAACACAAATCAAAAATAATGGACAGACTCTCGAAGAATATATGAAGGTCGGTCATTAA
- the plsY gene encoding glycerol-3-phosphate 1-O-acyltransferase PlsY gives MIEIIGILILGYLLGSIPFALLVGKWGHGIDIRQHGSGNLGTTNTFRVLGKKAGIIVLIGDLGKGAVASLVPILLASELHPLFAGLAAVIGHIYPIFAKFKGGKAVATSGGMLLVTSPILFIILLASFLTTLRFSRMVSLSSIVAASIGIVAAVSIGIVQHDWIVPTFFTVLALFVIFKHRDNIGRIRQGTESKIPLFDKEKQ, from the coding sequence ATGATTGAAATCATTGGGATTTTGATTCTCGGCTATCTGCTTGGATCGATACCATTTGCGTTACTTGTCGGAAAATGGGGACACGGGATTGATATCCGCCAGCACGGGAGCGGTAACTTAGGAACGACGAATACGTTTCGTGTCTTAGGTAAAAAAGCTGGGATCATCGTCTTGATTGGGGATCTCGGTAAGGGGGCGGTCGCGAGTCTCGTTCCGATTTTACTCGCGTCAGAGCTCCACCCACTCTTTGCCGGGCTCGCGGCAGTCATCGGACATATCTATCCGATCTTCGCAAAGTTCAAAGGTGGAAAAGCTGTCGCGACGTCAGGTGGGATGTTACTTGTGACAAGTCCGATCTTATTCATCATCCTGCTTGCCTCGTTCTTAACGACGCTTCGTTTCAGTCGAATGGTGTCGCTCAGCTCGATTGTCGCAGCAAGCATCGGAATCGTTGCTGCCGTGTCGATCGGCATCGTACAACACGACTGGATTGTTCCGACGTTCTTTACCGTACTTGCTTTGTTCGTCATCTTTAAGCACCGCGATAACATCGGTCGGATCCGTCAAGGGACCGAGTCGAAGATTCCGTTGTTTGATAAAGAAAAGCAATAA
- a CDS encoding DeoR/GlpR family DNA-binding transcription regulator, with the protein MSLLGEERKGQIMKWLEEEGKVMTKDLIDRLDVSGETVRRYLEELERDRQLKRVYGGAIYQGGKPESPISRRTDQLSRRLARYAKGWLSEYSCIFLGKGEPVEHLLPYLTGTATIVTNSLSIANHLEQCRKNGPFSGEIRLLGGTVDTYGQTVGVEVLQALDSYAFDACFLAFDGAEIERGFVSDDIESSLIQKAVIGCTKDVYAFLACDEFEGNRKYKVAEFRRAKIVLSPSTYPPSWEMKLFNERVNWTVVS; encoded by the coding sequence GTGTCGTTACTCGGAGAAGAACGAAAAGGACAAATCATGAAATGGCTTGAAGAAGAAGGGAAAGTCATGACGAAAGATTTAATTGATCGATTGGATGTTTCAGGGGAGACCGTCCGTCGCTACCTGGAGGAACTCGAGCGGGACCGCCAACTCAAACGTGTTTATGGGGGGGCGATCTATCAAGGCGGGAAACCGGAATCGCCGATTTCTCGTCGGACGGATCAATTGTCACGTCGTCTTGCGCGTTACGCGAAAGGCTGGCTCAGTGAATACTCCTGTATTTTTTTAGGAAAAGGGGAACCCGTCGAGCACTTATTGCCGTACTTAACGGGAACGGCGACGATTGTGACGAACTCGCTGTCGATCGCAAACCATCTGGAACAATGTCGTAAGAATGGACCGTTCAGCGGTGAAATCCGCTTACTTGGCGGAACTGTCGATACCTATGGTCAAACCGTCGGTGTCGAAGTGTTGCAAGCACTTGATTCCTATGCGTTTGATGCCTGTTTCCTTGCATTTGACGGCGCAGAAATCGAACGAGGCTTCGTCAGTGACGACATCGAGTCATCCTTGATTCAAAAAGCCGTCATCGGTTGTACGAAAGACGTCTATGCCTTTTTAGCATGTGACGAGTTTGAGGGGAATCGCAAGTATAAAGTCGCCGAGTTCCGACGGGCTAAAATCGTCCTCAGTCCTTCGACCTATCCACCATCATGGGAGATGAAGTTGTTTAACGAACGGGTGAACTGGACCGTCGTCTCGTGA
- a CDS encoding copper homeostasis protein CutC yields the protein MLEVIVATVEEATAAEQAGADRLELVSALSEGGLTPSYGLIRQVLSAVEIPVHVLVRPHSKSFVYSEADQETIITDIDLIRELGAAGIVVGSLTADGRIDEGFLGRVIKHKGELSLTFHRAIDSSRDIHEAAEVLADFPEVDRILTSGAKPTALEGQAVIAELVERHEELTILPGSGITVEAAKELLETTKATELHVGSAVLVNGKVDASRVSALKSLL from the coding sequence ATGTTAGAAGTAATCGTTGCAACCGTCGAAGAGGCGACGGCTGCAGAACAAGCAGGCGCAGATCGACTCGAGCTCGTATCTGCCTTATCGGAAGGTGGACTGACACCCAGTTACGGATTGATTCGTCAAGTGCTGTCGGCGGTCGAAATCCCGGTCCATGTCCTTGTCCGGCCACATAGTAAGTCATTTGTCTATTCAGAAGCGGATCAGGAAACAATCATCACCGATATCGACTTGATTCGTGAATTAGGGGCTGCCGGCATCGTCGTCGGTTCGTTGACAGCGGATGGACGGATTGATGAAGGATTCCTCGGTCGTGTCATCAAACACAAAGGGGAGCTGTCGCTGACGTTCCACCGGGCCATCGACAGCAGCCGTGATATCCACGAAGCAGCAGAGGTCTTAGCCGACTTTCCGGAAGTCGACCGTATTTTGACGTCAGGTGCCAAACCGACGGCGCTCGAAGGGCAGGCGGTCATCGCGGAACTCGTCGAACGACACGAGGAATTGACGATTTTACCGGGCTCCGGCATTACCGTCGAAGCAGCAAAAGAGTTGTTGGAAACGACGAAAGCGACTGAACTCCACGTCGGTTCAGCGGTTCTCGTTAACGGAAAAGTCGATGCATCAAGAGTATCGGCCTTGAAATCACTTCTTTAA